CCCCTTCGCTGGGCATCTCCACatcttcatcatcctcctcctcatcctcctgctGACACACCTTCCGGTGGTCCACTGCCCGCTCTGAGCTCAAGTCCATATCATCAACATCAACTCGCTCCTCCTCGTTGGCCAGGGTCTCCACATCGGGGGAGCACACGAAGGCCCCTTCTCCCTCGGAGCCCTTGAGGCTGGAGTCTACTAGAGCATAGGAGCTCTGGGCACCCTGCAGCAGGCCCGTATGCTGGATGCTGCTAATCTCTGACGACCCCTGCAGGCGGCTGCTCACATCCTCAGAGTCCATCCCTGACAAGAGGTCATCCCCATGCCAACTGGTGGCACCACCGAAGCCTGCAGGCTTGGCCTCCTCAGAGGGCTGAGAGCTACTCATGTCAAACAGTGATGTCGGCTTGCACACTTTCctatcctcttcctcatcctcatcttcctcctcctcgttgGCCAGAGTCTCCACATCGGGGGAGCACATGAAGGCCCCTTCTCCCTCGGAGCCCTTGAGGCTGGAGTCTACCAGATCATAGGAGCTCTGGGTACCCTGCAGCAGGCCCGAATGCTGGATGCTGCTAATCTCTGACGACCCCTGCAGGCGGCTGCTCACATCCTCAGAGTCCATCCCTGACAAGAGGTCATCCCCATGCCAACTGGTGGCACCACCGAAGCCTGCAGGCTTGGCCTCCTCAGAGGGCTGAGAGCTACTCATGTCAAACAGTGATGTCGGCTTGCACACTTTCctatcctcttcctcatcctcatcttcctcctcctgctcctcgtTGGCCAGGGTCTCCACATCGGGGGAGCACATGAAGGCCCCTTCTCCCTCGGAGCCCTTGAGGCTGGAGTCTACCAGATCATAGGAGCTCTGGGTACCCTGCAGCAGGCCCGTATGCTGGATGCTGATAATCTCTGACGACCCCTGCAGGCGGCTGCTCACATCCTCAGAGTCCATCCCTGACAAGAGGTCATCCCCATGCCAACTGGTGGCACCACCGAAGCCTGCAGGCTTTGCCTCCTCAGAGGGCTGAGAGCTACTCATGTCAAACAGTGATGTCGGCTTGCCCAccgtcctctcctcttcctcctcctcattgtCATCATCTTCGTTGATCTCCTCATCTGCCTTCTCCACTGCCTCCTCCTGGTcctgagagggagagaccaggacCCCTGAGGTGAACTCATCCATGGGCTGAGACATCATGCTGAACGCAGGAGGGGCTGAAGAGGAGGGTATGAGGAGGTCCTCCTGCTGCTCATCTGGCTGGACCTTCCCCTCCTCCTGGATCGGGCTCTGTGGAGACATGGCAGACTGGTTCTGGGCCCAGGAGTCTGGCTGGAATATCACCTCCTCCTGGACCGGGCTCTGTGGAGCCATGGCAGACTGGTTCTGGGCCCAGGAGTCTGGCTGGAATATCACCTCCTCCTGGACCGGGCTCTGTGGAGCCATGGCAGACTGGTTCTGGGCCCAGGAGTCTGGCTGGAATATCACCTCCTCCTGGACCGGGCTCTGTGGAGCCGTGGCAGACTGGTTCTGGCCACAGGGGTCTGGCTGGAATATCACCTCCTCCTGGACCGGGCTCTGTGGAGCCGTGGCAGACTGGTTCTGGGCCCAGGAGTCTGGCTGGAATACCACCTCCTCCTGGACCGGGCTTTGTGGAGCCGTGGCAGACTGGTTCTGGCCACAGGGGTCTGGCTGGAATATCACCTCCTCCTGGACTGGGCTCTGTGGAGCCATGGCAGACTGTCTCTGGGACCTGGGTTCTGGCTGGACGTGCATGTCCAGCAGAGCAAAGGCATTCTGGGGCTCCCTGACCGGGGACATGTGCCCAGTGGGGGAGCATGGAGGGGACATGACCGTGGTGCCCAGGGGAGACACTATGTCTGCTGGCTCGTCCAGGTGGACCAGGTCCAGCTGACCTGACAGCTGAGAGATAAAGGCCTCTGGGGCCtcctctggctggctggccggaGGGGGcacagtctccttctcctctgggaCTGCAGCCACCACTGCTTCTTCCGAAGTTGCTATGGAGACTACAGCAGCCGAGGAAGCTGCAGCTATGGCGGCAGCAACAGCGGCGTCCTGTGTCTCACCAGCTTCAGTCGCGGGCTCTGCCGCCGTTGTGGGTTTGGGGCCACGCTTTACTGCCATGGGGGTGTTGCTGCCCACAGTCTTCTTAGGGGTGGAAGCCTTCCCTGCTGGCTTGGTACTAGGGGTCTTGGGGCCAGCACTGACATCCTTTGAAGGCGTGGGCTTGCTTGGCGTCTTCTTGGTGTCTGCGGCCTTGCTGCTGGCAGCCGGCTTCTTAGGGGTGGAGTCTGGCTTGGACGCGGAGGCTGATTTGGGAGTCTCAGGTTTGGTGGACTTGGCTGGTGAGGTGCGAGTGAGAGGAGCCGCTGCAGGCTTCTTGGTGGCTGATTTGGTAACATCTAGAGGAAAAGTATAACACAAGCAGACGTTTGTGAAGAGGAAAAGGACAAGGGTTGGAAACTTAATTATGACGAACAAATGATCTAATATTTAATAGATATATTTTGaaaaatgtaacatgtaatgctaGTAATAAAAAGCTAAAACCTTTGtaaaattttattttaatttaatttaaccaAAACTGATGTCCCCTCTTACCTTTCTTGATGGGAGTTGCAGTTTTTGAGGGCTGTGATGTCGGGGTCCGTCCAGCAGAGGGTGTTGTAGAGCCGGCTTTGGCAGAGGCTGGTCTGGGGGTGGTGGAGGTGGTTTTAGCCGTGGGGGTGCCAGGCTTGGCTGTGGATGtggagctcttggctgtgctgGCTGTGGCTGGCCTGGCTGCAGCAGAGGCAGGGCGAGATCCTGGAGCACCAGTGGCAGGCCTGAGTGAGAACAGCAGAGCGGTGGGGGTCAGAATCACTTAGCACGGCTTTCAAACCAGGGGGGGACATCAGTTTTGTGGTCATCTACCAGACACCATGAATCAGTATTTCTGTAGAGGTGATAAAATATTGAAATGGAGACGTGACTGCTAGTGctatttatataaataaagtGACACCAAATTAACACCAATGTTTAAACAGACTCATTTGCATCGTCAAGCGAACGTTAGGTCCCTTGAGTTCCACATGCTGGTAACCCCTG
The sequence above is a segment of the Salvelinus alpinus chromosome 1, SLU_Salpinus.1, whole genome shotgun sequence genome. Coding sequences within it:
- the LOC139576341 gene encoding uncharacterized protein, with protein sequence MKPDGVATAAMEPMEALDADPVNEPVAMGEEPNQAVPAPQTEGVGQQGEMGQGEPQPEPAQVAPTKTGNSKAAADPKAKTKAPAAKTKPGTTTTIKTTTGPGSRPNTAQSRLTNGVSKPHANGVAKKTTTGAPEKTTPKRPVGTAVVPTTKITAKVGEKKPAGTTRPTSAPAATNGVKATTGTAAKKTPAAPTNGVKATTTAAKKPTAPRPVSAATTKPSTAAAPKPDRPPVSKTTRPATGAPGSRPASAAARPATASTAKSSTSTAKPGTPTAKTTSTTPRPASAKAGSTTPSAGRTPTSQPSKTATPIKKDVTKSATKKPAAAPLTRTSPAKSTKPETPKSASASKPDSTPKKPAASSKAADTKKTPSKPTPSKDVSAGPKTPSTKPAGKASTPKKTVGSNTPMAVKRGPKPTTAAEPATEAGETQDAAVAAAIAAASSAAVVSIATSEEAVVAAVPEEKETVPPPASQPEEAPEAFISQLSGQLDLVHLDEPADIVSPLGTTVMSPPCSPTGHMSPVREPQNAFALLDMHVQPEPRSQRQSAMAPQSPVQEEVIFQPDPCGQNQSATAPQSPVQEEVVFQPDSWAQNQSATAPQSPVQEEVIFQPDPCGQNQSATAPQSPVQEEVIFQPDSWAQNQSAMAPQSPVQEEVIFQPDSWAQNQSAMAPQSPVQEEVIFQPDSWAQNQSAMSPQSPIQEEGKVQPDEQQEDLLIPSSSAPPAFSMMSQPMDEFTSGVLVSPSQDQEEAVEKADEEINEDDDNEEEEEERTVGKPTSLFDMSSSQPSEEAKPAGFGGATSWHGDDLLSGMDSEDVSSRLQGSSEIISIQHTGLLQGTQSSYDLVDSSLKGSEGEGAFMCSPDVETLANEEQEEEDEDEEEDRKVCKPTSLFDMSSSQPSEEAKPAGFGGATSWHGDDLLSGMDSEDVSSRLQGSSEISSIQHSGLLQGTQSSYDLVDSSLKGSEGEGAFMCSPDVETLANEEEEDEDEEEDRKVCKPTSLFDMSSSQPSEEAKPAGFGGATSWHGDDLLSGMDSEDVSSRLQGSSEISSIQHTGLLQGAQSSYALVDSSLKGSEGEGAFVCSPDVETLANEEERVDVDDMDLSSERAVDHRKVCQQEDEEEDDEDVEMPSEGVTESGLESCGNADEDDYTEEDRLDNLNRSPIPPSSAWGQTNPFTDPWAQPHLSSPHTASSPLSDHGADGPETPTQSSAQAWLDLSAPSLMLQSEQPSEPQSAPEEMENSSPAPPGPPAVGMSQSSTLSGTALAVHSSSETSTPEELRDYDSSSGVESRSDKQQTPVPSNVQPDLEQDLGIHLERGDEEEEAETLPADEVLGAGPPTAPASAPSSPSTSGDEASDTEGEMQINNPDVTMDDSAEFDSPPPACILPALEEEVVEAPAGEGEEDGGGGTPQSANSVASYGFDCTMSNSNAHSTAESCGKSPGIFSLENEDQLPEEAKDPSLIKELTLPAAAAQSEELLGGPVDLLPLGQPGDQHHYMLGGKMDADDLEEANTLEDSLRLGPQHAGQASEGQPPYYSAICDKTDSFLAGNV